One Pseudomonas tolaasii NCPPB 2192 genomic window carries:
- the rseP gene encoding sigma E protease regulator RseP yields the protein MSALYMIVGTLVALGVLVTFHEFGHFWVARRCGVKVLRFSVGFGMPLLRWHDRRGTEFVIAAIPLGGYVKMLDEREGEVPADQLDQSFNRKTVRQRIAIVAAGPIANFLLAMLFFWVLAMLGSQEMRPVIGAVESGSIAAKAGLVAGQEIVSIDGEPTLGWRDVNLRLVRRLGESGSVNVVVRDQDSTTESPRELALDQWLKGSDEPDPIKSLGIRPWRPALPPVLAELDPKGPAQAAGLKTGDRLLTLDGQALGDWQQVVDLVRVRPDTKIVLKVERDGAQIDVPVTLSVRGEAKAAGGYLGAGVKGVEWPPSMLREVSYGPLAAIGEGAKRTWTMSVLTLESLKKMLFGELSVKNLSGPITIAKVAGASAQSGVADFLNFLAYLSISLGVLNLLPIPVLDGGHLLFYLVEWVRGRPLSDRVQGWGIQIGISLVVGVMLLALVNDLGRL from the coding sequence ATGAGTGCGCTCTACATGATTGTCGGCACCCTGGTTGCTCTGGGCGTGCTGGTCACCTTTCACGAATTCGGCCACTTCTGGGTGGCGCGTCGTTGCGGCGTCAAGGTATTGCGCTTTTCCGTCGGTTTCGGCATGCCGTTGCTGCGTTGGCATGACCGTCGCGGTACCGAGTTTGTGATTGCAGCGATTCCGCTGGGCGGCTACGTCAAGATGCTTGATGAGCGCGAAGGCGAAGTGCCGGCGGATCAGCTGGACCAGTCCTTCAATCGCAAGACCGTTCGTCAGCGTATTGCCATTGTGGCTGCCGGCCCGATCGCCAATTTTTTATTGGCGATGCTGTTTTTCTGGGTGTTGGCCATGTTGGGCAGCCAGGAGATGCGGCCGGTTATTGGGGCTGTCGAGTCAGGCAGTATTGCCGCCAAGGCGGGGCTGGTTGCCGGACAGGAAATTGTTTCCATTGATGGCGAACCGACGCTGGGCTGGCGTGATGTCAATCTGCGCCTGGTGCGTCGCCTGGGCGAGAGCGGCTCGGTCAACGTCGTGGTGCGCGACCAGGACTCCACGACTGAAAGCCCACGCGAGTTGGCGCTTGACCAATGGCTCAAGGGTTCCGATGAGCCGGACCCGATCAAGTCTCTGGGGATTCGCCCCTGGCGTCCGGCTTTGCCGCCGGTACTGGCTGAGTTGGACCCGAAAGGTCCGGCCCAGGCTGCCGGTTTGAAAACCGGTGATCGCCTGCTGACCCTGGATGGCCAGGCGCTGGGTGATTGGCAGCAGGTGGTCGATCTGGTGCGTGTACGCCCTGATACCAAAATTGTGCTGAAAGTTGAGCGCGACGGTGCTCAAATCGACGTCCCCGTGACGTTGTCGGTTCGCGGCGAAGCCAAGGCAGCCGGTGGTTATCTCGGTGCCGGGGTCAAGGGCGTCGAGTGGCCGCCGTCAATGCTGCGCGAAGTCAGCTACGGGCCTTTGGCGGCCATTGGCGAGGGTGCAAAACGTACCTGGACCATGAGCGTGCTGACCCTCGAATCGCTCAAGAAAATGTTGTTCGGCGAGCTCTCGGTAAAAAACTTGAGTGGACCGATAACCATTGCTAAAGTGGCGGGCGCTTCTGCCCAGTCGGGTGTCGCGGATTTCCTGAATTTCCTGGCTTATCTGAGTATTAGCCTTGGAGTTCTGAATTTGCTGCCCATTCCAGTATTGGATGGGGGGCATCTGTTGTTTTATCTGGTCGAGTGGGTGCGTGGTCGCCCCTTGTCGGATCGGGTGCAGGGTTGGGGGATACAGATCGGTATCAGTTTGGTGGTCGGAGTGATGTTGCTGGCTCTGGTCAACGATCTGGGACGACTGTAA
- the rpsB gene encoding 30S ribosomal protein S2, whose amino-acid sequence MSQVNMRDMLKAGVHFGHQTRYWNPKMGKYIFGARNKIHIINLEKTLPMFNEALTFVERLAQGKNKILFVGTKRSAGKIVAEEAARCGSPYVDHRWLGGMLTNFKTIRASIKRLRDLEVQAEDGTFAKLTKKEALMRSRDLEKLDRSLGGIKDMGGLPDALFVIDVDHERIAITEANKLGIPVIGVVDTNSSPEGVDYIIPGNDDAIRAIQLYMGSMADAVIRGRNHVAGGTEQFVEEAPVAAAE is encoded by the coding sequence ATGTCCCAAGTCAACATGCGCGATATGCTGAAGGCCGGTGTGCACTTCGGTCACCAGACCCGTTACTGGAACCCGAAAATGGGTAAATACATTTTCGGCGCGCGTAACAAGATCCACATCATCAACCTTGAAAAAACCCTGCCAATGTTCAACGAAGCGCTGACTTTCGTAGAGCGTCTGGCCCAGGGCAAAAACAAGATTCTGTTCGTCGGCACCAAGCGTTCCGCTGGCAAGATCGTTGCTGAAGAAGCAGCACGTTGCGGTTCGCCGTACGTCGATCACCGCTGGTTGGGCGGCATGCTGACCAACTTCAAAACCATCCGTGCTTCCATCAAGCGTCTGCGTGACCTTGAAGTACAAGCCGAAGACGGTACTTTCGCCAAGCTGACCAAGAAAGAAGCGCTGATGCGCTCCCGTGACCTGGAAAAGCTCGATCGTTCCCTGGGTGGTATCAAGGACATGGGCGGTCTGCCTGACGCACTGTTCGTTATCGACGTTGATCACGAGCGCATCGCGATCACCGAAGCCAACAAGCTGGGCATTCCTGTTATCGGCGTAGTCGATACCAACAGCAGCCCGGAAGGCGTTGACTACATCATCCCAGGCAACGATGACGCAATCCGCGCTATCCAGCTGTACATGGGTTCGATGGCTGACGCTGTAATCCGTGGTCGCAACCACGTTGCTGGTGGTACCGAGCAGTTCGTTGAAGAAGCTCCGGTAGCTGCCGCTGAGTAA
- a CDS encoding phosphatidate cytidylyltransferase: protein MLKQRIITALILLPIALCGFFLLDGSGFALFIGFVVTLGAWEWARLAGFNSQLPRVVYAAVVAFLLFLMHTLSSIVVPWVLGAAVLWWALATFLVLTYPRTSGQWSSVASKLVIGLLVLLPAWQGLVEIKNAPMGNWLILAVMVLVWGADIGAYFSGRAFGKRKLAPAVSPGKSWEGVYGGLALTLLITLVVGLVRDWSIKEILLALLGTAVVVFISVVGDLTESMFKRQAGIKDSSNLLPGHGGVLDRIDSLTAALPIFAVLLWMTAS, encoded by the coding sequence ATGCTTAAACAACGAATCATCACCGCGCTGATCCTGCTGCCGATCGCCTTGTGCGGGTTTTTCCTGCTCGATGGTTCCGGTTTTGCGCTGTTTATCGGCTTTGTCGTGACATTGGGCGCCTGGGAATGGGCGCGCCTGGCGGGTTTCAACAGCCAGCTGCCGCGTGTGGTTTACGCTGCAGTCGTCGCATTTTTGCTGTTCCTCATGCATACCCTTTCCAGCATCGTCGTGCCATGGGTATTGGGGGCGGCGGTGCTGTGGTGGGCGCTGGCGACCTTCCTGGTGCTCACCTATCCACGAACCAGTGGCCAGTGGTCGAGTGTGGCCAGCAAGCTGGTGATTGGTTTGTTGGTGTTGCTGCCGGCCTGGCAAGGTCTGGTGGAAATCAAAAATGCGCCGATGGGCAACTGGCTGATCCTGGCCGTGATGGTGCTGGTCTGGGGCGCTGATATCGGTGCGTACTTCTCCGGTCGGGCCTTTGGCAAGCGCAAGCTGGCGCCGGCGGTCAGCCCTGGCAAGAGTTGGGAAGGCGTTTACGGCGGCCTTGCATTGACGCTGTTGATCACGCTGGTGGTCGGGCTTGTGCGCGACTGGTCAATCAAGGAAATCCTTTTGGCGTTGCTGGGCACGGCTGTAGTTGTGTTCATCTCCGTTGTGGGCGACCTCACTGAAAGCATGTTCAAGCGCCAGGCCGGCATCAAGGACAGCAGTAATCTGCTGCCAGGCCATGGCGGTGTGCTGGATCGTATCGACAGCCTGACTGCGGCCCTGCCGATTTTCGCCGTGCTCTTGTGGATGACAGCATCGTGA
- a CDS encoding [protein-PII] uridylyltransferase has product MPQVDPELFDRGQFQAELALKASPIAAFKKAIRQAREVLDERFRSGRDIRRLIEDRAWFVDNILQKAWEQFNWSEDADIALVAVGGYGRGELHPYSDIDLLILLDSADHEIFRDSIERFLTLLWDIGLEVGQSVRSVDECAEEARADLTVITNLMESRTIAGPERLRQRMLEVTSTAHMWPSKDFFLAKRAEQKARHHKYNDTEYNLEPNVKGSPGGLRDIQTILWVARRQYGTLNLRALAGEGFLVESENTLLASSQEFLWKVRYALHMLAGRSEDRLLFDHQRSIATLLGFEGEDAKTSIESFMQQYYRVVMSIAQLSDLIIQHFEEVILAPEDEAPPQPINSRFQLHDGYIEARNDNVFKRTPFAMLEIFVLMAQQPEIKGVRADTIRLLRENRHLIDDDFRNDIRNTSLFIELFKCKIGIHRNLRRMNRYGILGRYLPEFGFIVGQMQHDLFHIYTVDAHTLNLIKHLRKLQYTQVSEKFPLASKLMAKLPKPELIYLAGLYHDIGKGRHGDHSEVGAVDAEAFCQRHQLPLWDSRLIVWLVQNHLVMSTTAQRKDLSDPQVIHDFAGIVGDETRLDYLYVLTVSDINATNPTLWNSWRASLLRQLYTETKRALRRGLENPVDREEQIRRTQSAALDILVRGGNDPDDVEQLWSQLGDDYFLRHTAGDVAWHSDAILQQPTDGGPLVLIKETTQREFEGGTQIFIYAPDQHDFFAVTVAAMDQLNLNIHDARVITSSSQFTLDTYIVLDTDGDSIGDNPVRVKKIREGLTEALRNPDDYPTIIQRRVPRQLKHFAFAPQVTISNDAQRPVTVLELSAPDRPGLLARVGGIFLEFDLSLQNAKIATLGERVEDVFFITDADNQPLSDPELCLRLQEAIVQQLSVTQEPGVELTRLTI; this is encoded by the coding sequence ATGCCCCAGGTGGATCCCGAACTCTTCGACCGTGGCCAGTTCCAGGCCGAGCTGGCGTTGAAGGCAAGCCCTATCGCCGCCTTCAAGAAGGCTATTCGCCAGGCCCGCGAGGTGCTCGATGAGCGCTTTCGCAGCGGCCGGGACATCCGCAGGCTGATCGAGGACCGCGCCTGGTTCGTCGACAACATCCTGCAAAAGGCCTGGGAGCAGTTCAACTGGAGCGAAGACGCGGACATCGCCCTGGTGGCAGTCGGTGGCTACGGGCGCGGCGAACTGCACCCCTACTCCGACATCGACCTGCTGATCCTGCTGGACAGTGCCGATCATGAGATCTTTCGCGATTCCATCGAGCGTTTTCTCACGTTGTTGTGGGACATCGGCCTGGAAGTCGGCCAGAGCGTGCGCTCGGTGGACGAATGCGCCGAAGAAGCCCGTGCCGACCTGACCGTCATCACCAACCTGATGGAAAGCCGCACCATCGCCGGTCCGGAACGCTTGCGCCAGCGCATGCTCGAAGTCACCAGCACGGCACACATGTGGCCGAGCAAGGACTTTTTCCTGGCCAAGCGCGCCGAGCAGAAGGCCAGGCACCACAAGTACAACGACACCGAATACAACCTGGAACCCAACGTCAAAGGCTCGCCCGGCGGCCTGCGGGATATCCAGACCATTTTGTGGGTAGCGCGCCGCCAGTACGGCACCCTGAACCTGCGCGCCCTGGCCGGCGAGGGCTTTCTGGTAGAGAGCGAAAACACCCTGCTGGCCTCCTCCCAGGAATTCCTGTGGAAAGTGCGTTACGCCCTGCACATGCTCGCCGGGCGCTCCGAAGACCGCCTGCTGTTCGATCACCAGCGCTCGATCGCCACCCTGCTGGGCTTTGAGGGCGAGGACGCAAAAACCAGCATCGAAAGCTTCATGCAGCAGTATTACCGGGTGGTCATGAGTATTGCCCAGCTCAGCGACCTGATCATCCAGCACTTCGAAGAGGTGATTCTCGCCCCCGAAGATGAAGCGCCACCGCAGCCGATCAACTCGCGCTTTCAACTGCACGACGGCTATATCGAAGCGCGCAACGACAACGTGTTCAAACGCACGCCGTTCGCGATGCTGGAAATCTTCGTGCTGATGGCCCAGCAGCCCGAAATCAAAGGCGTGCGCGCCGACACCATTCGCCTGTTGCGGGAAAACCGTCACCTGATCGACGACGACTTTCGCAACGATATCCGCAACACCAGCCTGTTCATCGAGCTGTTTAAGTGCAAGATCGGCATCCACCGCAACCTGCGGCGCATGAACCGTTACGGCATCCTCGGGCGCTACCTGCCGGAATTCGGCTTTATCGTCGGGCAGATGCAGCACGACCTGTTCCACATCTATACCGTGGACGCCCACACCCTGAATTTGATCAAACACCTGCGCAAGTTGCAGTACACCCAGGTGTCGGAGAAATTCCCGCTGGCCAGCAAGCTGATGGCCAAGCTGCCCAAGCCGGAGCTGATCTACCTGGCCGGCCTCTATCACGACATCGGCAAAGGCCGGCATGGCGACCACTCGGAAGTTGGGGCGGTCGATGCTGAAGCCTTTTGCCAGCGCCACCAGTTGCCCCTGTGGGACAGTCGCCTGATCGTGTGGCTGGTGCAGAACCACCTGGTGATGTCCACGACCGCCCAGCGCAAGGACTTGTCCGACCCGCAGGTGATTCACGACTTCGCCGGTATCGTCGGCGACGAAACCCGTCTCGACTACCTGTACGTGCTGACCGTCTCCGACATCAACGCCACCAACCCCACCCTGTGGAACTCGTGGCGCGCCAGCCTGTTGCGCCAGCTCTACACCGAGACCAAGCGGGCCTTGCGCCGCGGCCTGGAAAACCCGGTGGATCGCGAAGAGCAGATCCGCCGCACCCAAAGCGCGGCGCTGGACATTCTCGTACGCGGCGGCAATGACCCGGACGACGTAGAACAACTCTGGTCCCAATTGGGCGACGACTATTTCCTGCGCCACACTGCCGGCGACGTGGCCTGGCACAGTGACGCGATCCTGCAGCAGCCCACCGACGGCGGCCCGCTGGTGCTGATCAAGGAAACCACCCAGCGCGAATTCGAAGGCGGCACGCAGATCTTCATCTACGCGCCCGACCAGCACGATTTCTTCGCCGTGACCGTGGCAGCCATGGACCAGCTCAACCTGAACATTCATGACGCGCGGGTCATCACCTCCAGCAGCCAGTTCACCCTCGACACCTACATCGTGCTCGACACCGACGGCGACTCGATCGGTGACAACCCGGTACGCGTGAAGAAAATCCGCGAAGGCCTTACCGAGGCCCTGCGCAACCCTGACGACTACCCGACCATCATCCAGCGCCGGGTACCGCGCCAACTCAAACACTTTGCGTTTGCGCCCCAGGTGACCATTTCCAATGACGCCCAGCGCCCGGTGACCGTGCTGGAACTCAGTGCCCCGGACCGTCCGGGCCTGCTGGCCCGCGTCGGCGGGATCTTCCTGGAGTTCGACCTGTCATTGCAGAACGCCAAGATTGCGACCCTCGGCGAACGCGTGGAAGACGTGTTCTTCATCACCGACGCCGACAACCAGCCACTGTCCGACCCTGAGCTGTGCCTGCGTTTGCAGGAAGCCATCGTGCAGCAGCTGAGTGTGACCCAGGAACCCGGCGTCGAACTCACGCGCCTGACCATTTGA
- the map gene encoding type I methionyl aminopeptidase, protein MTVSLKTAEDIAGMRIAGKLAADVLEMIAEHVKPGVTTDTLNQICHDYIVNVQKAIPAPLNYKGFPKSICTSVNHVVCHGIPGDKPLKDGDTLNIDVTVIKDRYFGDTSRMFHVGTVPVWAERLSQVTQECMYKAIEIVKPGCRLGDIGEVIQKHAEKNGFSVVREFCGHGIGTVFHEEPQILHYGRAGTGMELKAGMTFTIEPMINQGKADTKVLGDGWTAITKDRKLSAQWEHTLLVTETGYEIFTLRADDTIPRVSA, encoded by the coding sequence ATGACCGTTAGTTTGAAAACCGCCGAAGACATCGCCGGCATGCGCATCGCCGGCAAACTGGCTGCGGACGTGCTGGAAATGATTGCCGAACACGTCAAGCCAGGCGTCACCACCGACACCCTGAACCAGATTTGCCACGACTATATAGTCAATGTGCAAAAAGCCATCCCTGCGCCGCTGAATTACAAGGGCTTCCCCAAGTCGATCTGCACCTCGGTCAACCACGTGGTCTGCCACGGGATTCCGGGCGACAAACCGTTGAAGGACGGCGACACCCTGAACATCGACGTGACCGTGATCAAGGACCGCTATTTCGGCGACACCAGCCGCATGTTCCACGTCGGCACCGTGCCGGTGTGGGCCGAGCGCCTGTCCCAGGTGACCCAGGAATGCATGTACAAGGCCATCGAAATCGTCAAACCCGGCTGCCGCCTGGGTGACATCGGTGAAGTGATCCAGAAACACGCCGAAAAGAACGGTTTCTCGGTAGTGCGTGAATTCTGCGGCCACGGCATCGGCACCGTGTTCCACGAAGAGCCACAAATCCTGCATTACGGCCGCGCCGGCACCGGCATGGAGCTCAAGGCGGGCATGACCTTTACCATCGAACCGATGATCAACCAGGGCAAGGCCGACACCAAGGTGCTGGGCGACGGCTGGACCGCCATCACCAAGGACCGCAAGCTTTCGGCCCAGTGGGAACACACCCTGCTGGTCACCGAAACCGGCTACGAGATCTTCACCCTGCGCGCTGACGACACGATTCCACGCGTTTCGGCGTGA
- the frr gene encoding ribosome recycling factor, translated as MINEIKKDAQARMQKSLESLSHAFGQIRTGKAHPSILGSVMVPYYGADTPLSGVANVTVKDSRTLQVVAFERNMLAAVDKAIQSAGLNLNPTNLGELLLISMPALTEETRKGFTKQARSAAEDARVAVRNIRRDALGDLKKLVKDKEISEDEERRAVADIDKLTKDAEAQITKATEEKEKDLMAV; from the coding sequence ATGATCAACGAAATCAAGAAAGACGCCCAAGCGCGTATGCAAAAATCCCTGGAGTCTCTGAGCCACGCTTTTGGCCAGATTCGTACCGGTAAAGCGCACCCGAGCATCCTTGGCAGCGTGATGGTGCCTTACTACGGCGCCGATACCCCGCTGAGCGGTGTGGCCAACGTCACCGTTAAAGATTCGCGCACCCTGCAAGTTGTGGCTTTCGAGCGCAATATGCTCGCTGCTGTCGACAAGGCCATCCAGAGCGCCGGTCTGAACCTCAACCCGACCAACCTGGGTGAGTTGCTGCTGATTTCGATGCCGGCCCTGACCGAAGAAACCCGCAAGGGCTTCACCAAGCAGGCTCGCAGCGCAGCAGAAGATGCCCGAGTTGCCGTACGCAACATTCGTCGCGATGCCTTGGGTGACCTGAAGAAGCTGGTCAAGGACAAGGAAATCAGTGAAGACGAAGAGCGTCGTGCCGTCGCCGATATCGACAAGCTGACCAAAGATGCCGAGGCTCAGATCACCAAGGCTACTGAAGAAAAAGAAAAGGACCTGATGGCCGTATAA
- the uppS gene encoding polyprenyl diphosphate synthase codes for MEKTKQTVPSVVPRHVAIIMDGNNRWAKKRFMPGVAGHKAGVDAVRAVIEVCAEAKVEVLTLFAFSSENWQRPAEEVSALMDLFFKALRREAKRLNDNNISLRIIGDRSRFHPELQAAMREAEAITAGANRFVLQIAANYGGQWDIAQAAQRLAREVQAGHLRPDDITPELLQTCLVTGDLPLPDLCIRTGGEHRISNFLLWQLAYTELYFSDLFWPDFKHDAMRNALADFASRQRRFGKTSEQIEAGARV; via the coding sequence ATGGAAAAGACCAAGCAGACTGTGCCCTCCGTGGTGCCGCGCCATGTCGCGATCATCATGGATGGGAATAATCGCTGGGCGAAGAAACGCTTTATGCCGGGCGTCGCCGGGCATAAGGCGGGTGTCGATGCGGTGCGCGCCGTGATTGAGGTGTGTGCTGAAGCAAAAGTCGAAGTGTTGACCCTGTTTGCGTTCTCCAGTGAAAACTGGCAGCGCCCGGCAGAAGAAGTCAGCGCTTTGATGGACCTGTTCTTCAAGGCCTTGCGTCGTGAGGCCAAGCGCCTCAATGACAACAACATCAGCCTGCGCATCATTGGTGATCGCTCGCGGTTCCATCCGGAACTTCAGGCCGCGATGCGCGAAGCAGAAGCCATTACCGCCGGTGCCAATCGTTTTGTGCTGCAAATTGCGGCCAACTACGGCGGCCAGTGGGATATCGCCCAGGCTGCGCAACGGCTTGCCCGGGAAGTGCAGGCCGGCCATCTGCGCCCGGACGACATTACCCCCGAACTGCTGCAGACCTGCCTCGTAACCGGCGACCTGCCGTTGCCTGACTTGTGCATCCGCACCGGTGGTGAGCACCGCATCAGCAATTTCCTGCTGTGGCAGTTGGCCTACACCGAGCTGTACTTCTCCGACCTGTTCTGGCCGGACTTCAAACACGATGCCATGCGCAATGCGCTGGCCGATTTCGCTTCCCGTCAGCGTCGCTTCGGTAAAACGAGCGAGCAGATCGAAGCTGGAGCCCGGGTTTAA
- the pyrH gene encoding UMP kinase, which produces MAQQGSGYQARYKRILLKLSGEALMGSEEFGIDPKVLDRMALEVGQLVGIGVQVGLVIGGGNLFRGAALSAAGMDRVTGDHMGMLATVMNALAMRDALERANISAIVMSAISMVGVTDHYDRRKAMRHLNSKEVVIFAAGTGNPFFTTDSAACLRAIEIDADVVLKATKVDGVYTADPFKDPHAEKFDHLTYDEVLDRKLGVMDLTAICLCRDHKMPLRVFNMNKPGALLNIVHGGAEGTLIEEGQQ; this is translated from the coding sequence ATGGCTCAGCAGGGCAGTGGTTATCAGGCTCGCTATAAACGCATTCTACTCAAGCTTAGCGGCGAGGCCCTGATGGGCTCGGAAGAGTTCGGGATCGATCCCAAGGTGCTCGACCGCATGGCGCTGGAAGTCGGCCAACTGGTTGGAATCGGCGTGCAAGTCGGCCTGGTGATTGGCGGCGGCAACCTGTTCCGTGGTGCGGCGCTGAGCGCGGCGGGTATGGATCGGGTCACTGGCGACCACATGGGCATGCTGGCCACTGTGATGAACGCCCTGGCCATGCGCGACGCCCTGGAGCGCGCCAATATCTCGGCCATCGTGATGTCGGCCATTTCCATGGTTGGCGTGACCGATCACTATGATCGCCGCAAAGCCATGCGTCACCTGAACTCCAAGGAAGTTGTGATCTTTGCTGCCGGTACCGGCAACCCGTTCTTCACCACGGATTCGGCTGCGTGCCTGCGTGCCATCGAAATCGATGCCGACGTCGTGCTCAAGGCCACCAAGGTGGACGGCGTATACACTGCAGACCCATTCAAAGACCCGCATGCCGAGAAGTTCGATCATCTGACCTACGATGAAGTACTGGATCGCAAGCTGGGCGTGATGGATCTCACGGCAATTTGCCTGTGCCGCGACCACAAGATGCCGCTGCGCGTATTTAACATGAACAAGCCCGGCGCCCTGCTGAATATCGTACACGGCGGCGCGGAAGGGACTCTGATCGAGGAAGGCCAACAATGA
- the tsf gene encoding translation elongation factor Ts, protein MAEITAALVKELRERTGEGMMDCKKALTKAGGDIEKAIDDMRASGAIKAAKKAGNVAAEGAIALKEDGKSAVLLEVNSQTDFLALQDDFKAFVAASVEKAFADKLTTVEPLIEAQEAARLVLVGKVGENVNIRRLARVEGDVVGGYLHGNKIGVAVVLKGGDVELAKDIAMHVAASNPEFLLPSEVSAEAIEREKAVFLQLNEEKIKGKPENIVENMVKGRISKFLAEASLVEQAFVKNPEIKVGDLAKKAGAEIVSFTYFKVGEGIEKPVDNFAEEVAAQLAAAKQ, encoded by the coding sequence ATGGCAGAGATTACTGCAGCGTTGGTTAAAGAACTGCGTGAGCGTACCGGCGAAGGCATGATGGATTGCAAAAAGGCCTTGACCAAGGCCGGCGGCGACATCGAAAAAGCCATTGACGACATGCGTGCTTCGGGCGCCATCAAGGCCGCCAAGAAAGCAGGCAACGTAGCTGCCGAAGGCGCTATCGCTCTGAAAGAAGACGGTAAATCCGCTGTTCTGCTGGAAGTGAACTCGCAGACCGACTTCCTGGCTCTGCAGGACGACTTCAAAGCGTTCGTTGCTGCCAGCGTTGAAAAAGCATTCGCTGACAAGCTGACCACCGTTGAGCCTCTGATCGAAGCTCAAGAAGCTGCTCGCCTGGTACTGGTCGGCAAGGTTGGCGAAAACGTCAACATCCGTCGCCTGGCCCGCGTTGAAGGTGACGTGGTTGGCGGTTACCTGCACGGCAACAAAATCGGTGTAGCGGTTGTTCTGAAAGGCGGCGACGTTGAGCTGGCCAAAGACATCGCTATGCACGTTGCTGCAAGCAACCCTGAGTTCCTGCTGCCTTCGGAAGTTTCGGCCGAAGCGATCGAGCGTGAAAAGGCTGTGTTCCTGCAGCTGAACGAAGAAAAAATCAAAGGCAAGCCAGAAAACATTGTTGAGAACATGGTCAAAGGCCGTATCAGCAAGTTCCTGGCCGAAGCGAGCCTGGTTGAGCAGGCGTTCGTCAAGAACCCTGAAATCAAGGTTGGCGACCTGGCCAAGAAAGCCGGTGCCGAAATCGTTTCCTTCACTTACTTCAAAGTAGGCGAAGGCATCGAGAAGCCGGTCGACAACTTCGCTGAAGAAGTTGCTGCCCAGCTGGCTGCCGCCAAGCAATAA
- the ispC gene encoding 1-deoxy-D-xylulose-5-phosphate reductoisomerase: MSRLQQVTVLGATGSVGLSTLDVVARHPDRYQVFALTGFSRLRELLALCVIHRPRFAVVPEVAAARGLQDELRAAGLATQVLVGEEGLCQVSSDTEVDTVVAAIVGAAGLRPTLAAVDAGKKILLANKEALVMSGTLFMQAVRKSGAVLLPLDSEHNAIFQCMPGDFARGLSQVGVRRILLTASGGPFRQTPLAELEHVSPDQACAHPNWSMGRKISVDSASMMNKGLELIEACWLFDARPDQVEVVIHPQSVIHSLVDYVDGSVLAQLGNPDMRTPIANALAWPERIDSGVAPLDLFAIARLDFEAPDEQRFPCLRLARQAAEVGNSAPAMLNAANEVAVAAFLERRIRFPQIASIIEDVLSLEPVVAVEELGAVFEADMKARALAEQWLNRNAR, translated from the coding sequence GTGAGTCGCCTGCAGCAAGTGACCGTGTTGGGGGCAACCGGCTCGGTTGGCCTGAGCACTTTGGATGTGGTCGCGCGCCATCCTGATCGTTATCAAGTCTTCGCCTTGACTGGCTTCTCACGCTTGCGTGAACTGCTGGCCCTGTGTGTGATCCATCGGCCGCGATTTGCCGTAGTGCCTGAAGTGGCTGCTGCGCGTGGGCTGCAGGATGAGCTGCGGGCTGCGGGGCTTGCTACGCAGGTCTTGGTGGGCGAGGAGGGCTTGTGCCAGGTGTCGTCCGACACTGAGGTGGACACCGTGGTGGCAGCCATCGTCGGGGCGGCGGGCTTGCGCCCGACACTGGCGGCAGTCGATGCCGGCAAGAAAATCCTGCTGGCCAACAAAGAAGCGCTGGTCATGTCCGGCACTTTGTTTATGCAGGCGGTCCGCAAGAGCGGTGCTGTTCTGTTGCCCCTGGATAGTGAGCACAACGCAATTTTCCAATGCATGCCCGGCGATTTCGCTCGTGGTCTGAGTCAGGTCGGTGTACGCAGGATTCTTCTGACGGCTTCCGGTGGCCCATTTCGGCAAACTCCGCTGGCCGAGCTGGAGCATGTGTCGCCTGATCAGGCGTGCGCGCATCCCAACTGGTCGATGGGGCGGAAAATCTCCGTCGATTCGGCAAGCATGATGAACAAAGGGCTGGAGTTGATCGAGGCTTGCTGGTTGTTTGATGCGCGGCCGGATCAGGTCGAAGTCGTGATTCACCCGCAAAGTGTCATTCATTCCCTGGTCGACTACGTGGATGGTTCGGTGCTGGCCCAGTTGGGCAACCCGGACATGCGCACGCCGATCGCCAACGCCCTGGCGTGGCCGGAACGAATTGACTCTGGTGTCGCCCCTCTGGACTTGTTTGCCATTGCGCGGCTGGACTTCGAAGCGCCGGACGAGCAGCGTTTTCCGTGCCTGCGCCTGGCCCGACAAGCAGCTGAGGTGGGCAACAGTGCACCGGCGATGCTCAATGCGGCCAACGAAGTGGCTGTGGCGGCGTTTCTCGAACGGCGCATCCGCTTTCCGCAGATCGCGAGTATCATCGAGGACGTTCTGAGTCTCGAGCCTGTTGTGGCTGTAGAGGAATTAGGGGCAGTGTTTGAGGCCGATATGAAGGCCCGGGCCCTGGCCGAGCAATGGTTGAACCGCAACGCGCGTTAG